A stretch of Oreochromis aureus strain Israel breed Guangdong linkage group 11, ZZ_aureus, whole genome shotgun sequence DNA encodes these proteins:
- the LOC120442782 gene encoding sialic acid-binding Ig-like lectin 14, with protein MFVLTWSALFVSVKGSIADTGASAWGQQHCVGRYCVTLSERELTAEAGLCVVIPCSFTNADEFKPQHVVWYKCEAAKHSCSETDIIFHSNKNTDKKAQAAFEGRVSRLETDVSQKNCSIIINDLKESDSGSYQLRVTGVRDGQQDGFTFSQRVTVSVKGIKQKPTVMIPTLTEGQQATLTCTAPGLCSGSVPEITWTWRGAGGTESYITGNSTDFKTENLTGFTQRHISTLTFKSSAEQHNTTVTCKIRFTGETTTEETSTLKVNYVKEVKITGVTSVREGNVLNLTCSVESFPPAHIVWKKVPSNTNLQTRNTDLHNNTGSATLVTLNVKAENSGQYICMAKHLDKTLTSYVNVTLTWHTKIQNGSGCVLQSDALTCVCISEGFPLPTIKWPLLENHTQYTLITTVSNHTVNSTVSLTVKKHGNSTVECVSNNGNGEERENLLVQKKHAVWRGGSG; from the exons ATGTTTGTTCTCACCTGGTCggctctgtttgtctctgtaaaAGGCAGCATTGCTGACACAG GTGCCTCAGCCTGGGGACAACAACACTGTGTTGGAAGATACTGTGTTACTCTGAGTGAGCGAGAACTAACAGCAGAGGCTGGACTCTGTGTTGTGATCCCGTGTTCTTTCACTAATGCTGATGAGTTTAAACCCCAACATGTAGTTTGGTACAAATGTGAAGCAGCTAAACACAGTTGCAGCGAAACTGACATAATATttcacagcaacaaaaacacagacaaaaaagcTCAGGCTGCGTTTGAAGGACGAGTGTCACGTTTGGAGACTGATGTGAGTCAGAAAAACTGCAGCATCATCATTAATGATCTCAAAGAGTCTGATTCTGGATCATATCAGCTCAGAGTTACTGGTGTACGGGATGGACAACAAGATGGATTCACATTCAGTCAGAGAGTAACTGTCTCTGTTAAAG GTATTAAACAGAAGCCCACAGTAATGATTCCCACACTGACAGAGGGACAGCAGGCCACACTGACCTGCACTGCTCCTGGTCTCTGCTCTGGATCTGTTCCTGAAATCACCTGGACATGGAGAGGAGCAGGAGGGACTGAATCTTACATTACAGGAAACAGCACTGATTTCAAGACTGAGAATCTGACGGGtttcacacagagacacatctcaactttgacctttaaaTCTTCAGCTGAACAGCACAACACCACTGTTACCTGTAAAATCCGCTTCACAGGTGAAACAACTACAGAAGAGACTTCAACTTTGAAAGTAAACT ATGTGAAGGAAGTTAAAATCACTGGGGTGACAAGTGTGAGGGAGGGAAATGTTCTGAATctgacctgcagtgttgaaagttTCCCTCCAGCTCATATTGTGTGGAAAAAAGTTCCTTCCAACACAAACCTTCAGACCAGAAACACTGACCTGCACAATAATACTGGATCTGCTACACTTGTCACCCTGAATGTGAAAGCAGAAAATTCTGGGCAGTACATCTGTATGGCAAAACATCTGGACAAAACACTGACTTCATATGTCAATGTGACTCTGACAT GGCATACAAAGATACAGAATGGCTCTGGATGTGTGCTTCAGTCAGATGCTTTGacctgtgtgtgtatcagtgaagGGTTTCCCTTACCTACCATCAAATGGCCGCTCCTAGAAAACCACACTCAGTATACTCTCATTACTACTGTGTCAAACCACACAGTCAACAGCACTGTCAGTCTAACTGTAAAAAAACATGGCAACAGcactgttgaatgtgtcagCAACAATGGAAatggagaagaaagagaaaacctGCTGGTCCAAAAAAAACATG CAGTCTGGCGAGGCGGGAGCGGCTAG